From a single Rosa rugosa chromosome 7, drRosRugo1.1, whole genome shotgun sequence genomic region:
- the LOC133722735 gene encoding pentatricopeptide repeat-containing protein At4g38150-like, with product MRRTGALVSTVTRMLNMLQNDGFLSQVEEIRTALEVDHNVPEVVTHTGVIEIYGRHDEAKHALKVFLRMLSLGVCPNAYTYSVLIKALAKDSHFLGDAKNYLLEMMDKGMQPNARTYTPVFKAFARLEEDNMKKGKEFLMEMEAMGFKANKKAVMEVLKDRKGPVIKTVIKILFGK from the coding sequence ATGCGCAGGACTGGAGCCCTTGTCAGCACTGTGACCAGGATgctcaacatgctacaaaatgATGGATTCTTGTCCCAAGTCGAGGAGATCAGGACTGCGTTAGAAGTGGATCATAATGTGCCTGAAGTCGTGACTCATACTGGTGTCATCGAGATCTATGGCAGGCATGATGAGGCCAAGCATGCTCTCAAGGTGTTTTTGCGCATGTTATCCCTTGGAGTTTGCCCAAACGCATACACTTACAGTGTTTTGATTAAGGCACTCGCTAAAGACTCCCACTTTCTTGGTGACGCCAAGAATTACTTACTGGAAATGATGGATAAGGGAATGCAGCCCAATGCCAGGACATACACCCCAGTGTTCAAGGCCTTTGCCCGGCTAGAGGAGGATAATATGAAGAAGGGGAAGGAGTTTCTTATGGAGATGGAAGCTATGGGGTTTAAGGCAAACAAGAAGGCTGTGATGGAGGTTCTCAAGGACAGAAAAGGGCCTGTTATTAAAACAGTCATCAAAATTCTCTTTGGCAAGTAG
- the LOC133723566 gene encoding pentatricopeptide repeat-containing protein At5g02860-like, protein MASKSSKSNTKISTIKINSPHCSDIVFDTPIPSCPWKGHRFTIGLGPGDPEDLPEVFDKVRNTSEGFFKSFVKMFDNLGTDGYRDLAMEIGDLYADHGVLLPVVTMTGIIDEYAEAGKTAEALYVYRIMLDSEDCAPNAYTYSVIIRALAKDPNPNFHGVAKEFVMEMMGKGWQPNASTYTAVFEAFAGQEKMEEAKQFLEEMKTSGFVADKKAMMAFRKVLKVKGPVVKSIFDILFDNFDDYSDESDDDDDVVKKCTKDIDWSKYPP, encoded by the exons ATGGCGAGCAAAAGCTCCAAAtccaacaccaagattagcacgaTCAAGATTAACAGCCCCCACTGTAGCGATATAGTCTTTGATACCCCCATTCCTTCATGTCCTTGGAAAGGCCACCGGTTCACCATTGGCCTTGGACCAGGAGACCCCGAGGACTTGCCGGAAGTTTTCGACAAGGTTAGGAACACCAGTGAAGGCTTTTTCAAGAGTTTTGTCAAGATGTTTGACAATTTGGGTACAGACGGCTACAGGGACTTGGCTATGGAGATTGGGGATCTATACGCTGACCATGGTGTTTTACTCCCGGTTGTGACCATGACCGGCATCATTGATGAGTATGCCGAAGCCGGCAAGACTGCTGAGGCTCTCTATGTGTACCGGATAATGTTGGATTCTGAAGATTGTGCCCCCAATGCTTACACTTATAGTGTGATCATCAGGGCTCTGGCCAAAGACCCCAACCCCAATTTTCATGGTGTTGCTAAGGAGTTTGTGATGGAGATGATGGGGAAGGGATGGCAGCCGAATGCCAGCACATACACCGCTGTGTTTGAGGCGTTTGCAGGTCAGGAGAAGATGGAGGAGGCCAAGCAGTTTCTTGAGGAGATGAAAACTAGTGGGTTTGTGGCTGACAAGAAAGCAATGATGGCTTTCAGAAAGGTTCTTAAGGTTAAAGGGCCTGTTGTCAAAAGCATTTTCGATATTCTATTTG ATAACTTTGATGACTATTCAGACGAGTCagacgatgatgatgatgttgtaAAGAAGTGCACCAAAGACATTGACTGGTCGAAGTACCCCCCCTGA
- the LOC133722736 gene encoding pentatricopeptide repeat-containing protein At4g38150-like codes for MEIYSKADRSKEALRVFQRMISLGVAPNAYTYSVLIKALTKDPNFLDDAKQYVLEMMGNGMQPTAKTYTTLFYAFAQLGKDKLKEVKEFVKQMKARGFVANKKAVKEVLKGKKAPIARMVINILFAE; via the coding sequence ATGGAGATCTACTCCAAGGCTGACAGGTCCAAGGAGGCTCTCAGGGTGTTCCAGAGGATGATATCCCTTGGTGTTGCTCCCAACGCATACACCTATAGTGTTCTCATCAAGGCACTCACTAAAGACCCCAACTTCCTTGATGATGCCAAGCAGTATGTGCTGGAAATGATGGGGAATGGAATGCAACCCACTGCCAAGACCTACACCACTTTGTTTTATGCTTTTGCCCAGCTGGGGAAGGATAAGTTGAAGGAGGTTAAGGAGTTTGTGAAGCAGATGAAAGCCAGGGGTTTTGTAGCTAACAAGAAAGCTGTGAAGGAAGTTCTGAAGGGTAAAAAAGCACCTATTGCTAGAATGGTCATCAACATTCTCTTTGCTGAGTAG
- the LOC133719853 gene encoding uncharacterized protein LOC133719853, whose translation MASTSSKPKIKTRIKINRPLYINLLFDKEKLPSSLWGGGPTIVPGPGGPEDLPEVFNKVMNTTEGFMKSFVRMHGNLLKDGYEDLAHEIETQLTENDIVPMIIVVTGIIEAYADAGKTMEALVLYLILLVSNCVPNPYTYSVLIKALAADPDPKFLEVAKECKLEMMEKGWQPNAETYTAVFKAFALQEKVEEGKEFREEMEAKGFVADKMAVIDALKETTGPVVKSIHNILFDDSEYSDSDDDDDIKKFYKLIDLQKLSPYSFVTPLLKIPDIENDPENPKDFQQVFNKMHTAEGFFKTVVRMFKMLEREGFLSQAQEIRAKIYSFCESNDMPKS comes from the exons ATGGCAAGCACAAGctccaaacccaaaatcaaGACTAGGATCAAGATTAACAGACCCCTTTATATCAACTTACTGTTTGACAaggaaaaacttccttcatctCTTTGGGGAGGCGGGCCCACCATAGTCCCTGGACCAGGAGGACCGGAGGACTTGCCGGAAGTTttcaacaaggtgatgaacacCACCGAAGGATTCATGAAGAGTTTTGTCAGGATGCATGGTAATCTGTTAAAAGACGGCTATGAGGACTTGGCTCATGAGATTGAAACTCAGTTAACGGAAAACGACATTGTTCCCATGATTATTGTGGTCACCGGCATCATTGAGGCGTACGCGGATGCTGGCAAGACCATGGAAGCTCTGGTGTTGTACCTGATTCTTTTGGTCTCTAATTGTGTCCCCAACCCTTACACATATAGTGTTCTCATCAAGGCACTGGCTGCAGACCCGGACCCCAAATTTCTTGAGGTTGCAAAGGAGTGCAAACTGGAGATGATGGAAAAGGGATGGCAGCCCAATGCCGAGACCTACACTGCCGTGTTTAAGGCATTTGCTTTGCAGGAGAAGGTCGAAGAGGGTAAGGAGTTTCGGGAGGAAATGGAAGCTAAGGGCTTCGTGGCAGACAAGATGGCTGTGATTGATGCTCTCAAGGAGACTACAGGACCGGTGGTTAAAAGCATTCACAACATTCTCTTTG ATGACTCAGAGTACTCCGACTCAGATGACGATGATGATATAAAGAAATTCTACAAACTGATTGACTTGCAGAAGCTTTCTCCTTATAGTTTTGTAACTCCTCTCCTCAAGATTCCTGATATTGAAAATGACCCAGAGAACCCCAAAGATTTTCAACAAGTCTTCAATAAGATGCACACCGCGGAAGGTTTTTTCAAAACTGTGGTAAGGATGTTCAAAATGCTAGAACGTGAAGGCTTCCTATCTCAGGCTCAAGAGATCAGGGCCAAGATATATTCTTTTTGTGAATCTAATGATATGCCGAAGTCGTGA
- the LOC133722737 gene encoding pentatricopeptide repeat-containing protein At5g02860-like, with the protein MASSRSRSKTKTKTKTQTQTTIKVNSPHIDNIVFDSSSLPSPLWEDGYRPGIVAGPGDPEDLPEVFDKVMNSPEGFMKNFVKMFDNLLTDGYKDLAMEIGNSLTEEGVIPQIMVLTGIIDEYAEAGKTMEALYVYRMIWEHCALNAYTYSVIIKALAADPEPNFLGVAKECVMEMMGKGMQPNAKTYTAVLEAYAGHEKMEEGKMFLQEMKANGFVADRKAMRAMRNVLKSKRSLVKTIIEILFDNSEDYSGDSEDDDDAIKKSNKMMEYFNFPPNGYAGNKHVVEDDPENPKDLEQVFDIMCKTEPLIHTFTRMVNMLKKDGFLSQAQEIRAELDLGGNIPEVVTHTGVIEIYAKSDQAKEAHKVFLRMLSLGVAPNAYTYSVIIKALAKDSNFLEDAKKYLREMMDKGMQPNARTYTPVFKAFARLEEDNVKKGKDFLMEMKAKGFRVKKKAVMEVLKGRKGPVVETVISILFGK; encoded by the exons atGGCAAGCTCAAGGTCAAGGTCCAAAACGAAAACGAAAACGAAAACCCAAACCCAGACTACGATTAAGGTTAACAGCCCCCACATTGATAACATTGTGTTTGACAGTAGCAGCCTTCCTTCACCTCTTTGGGAAGACGGCTACAGGCCAGGCATCGTGGCTGGCCCAGGGGACCCGGAGGACTTGCCTGAAGTTTTCGACAAGGTGATGAACAGCCCTGAAGGCTTTATGAAgaattttgtgaagatgtttgATAACCTGTTAACAGACGGCTACAAGGACTTGGCTATGGAGATTGGGAATAGTCTTACGGAAGAGGGTGTTATACCCCAGATTATGGTCTTGACAGGGATTATTGATGAGTATGCTGAGGCTGGCAAGACCATGGAGGCTCTTTATGTGTACAGGATGATTTGGGAACATTGTGCCCTCAATGCTTACACTTACAGTGTTATCATCAAAGCACTAGCTGCGGATCCGGAGCCCAATTTTCTTGGGGTCGCCAAGGAATGTGTGATGGAGATGATGGGGAAGGGAATGCAGCCCAATGCCAAGACTTACACGGCCGTGCTTGAGGCGTATGCAGGGCATGAGAAGATGGAGGAGGGCAAGATGTTTCTGCAGGAGATGAAAGCGAATGGGTTTGTGGCGGACAGGAAGGCAATGAGGGCTATGAGAAATGTTCTCAAGAGTAAACGATCTCTGGTCAAAACCATCATTGAGATTCTGTTTG ATAACTCGGAAGACTATTCAGGTGACtcagaagatgatgatgatgctatAAAGAAATCCAACAAAATGATGGAATATTTTAACTTCCCTCCTAATGGCTATGCTGGCAACAAACACGTCGTTGAGGACGACCCAGAAAACCCCAAAGATTTGGAACAAGTCTTCGACATAATGTGCAAGACAGAACCCCTCATCCACACTTTCACCAGGATGGTGAACATGCTAAAAAAAGATGGATTTCTGTCCCAAGCCCAGGAGATAAGGGCTGAGTTAGACTTGGGAGGAAATATACCTGAAGTCGTGACACACACCGGCGTCATTGAGATCTATGCCAAGAGTGATCAAGCCAAGGAGGCTCACAAGGTTTTCCTGCGCATGTTATCCCTCGGAGTTGCTCCAAATGCATACACTTATAGTGTTATCATTAAGGCACTTGCTAAAGACTCTAACTTCCTTGAAGATGCTAAGAAGTACTTGCGGGAAATGATGGATAAGGGAATGCAGCCCAATGCCAGGACATACACCCCTGTGTTCAAGGCCTTTGCCCGGCTGGAGGAGGATAATGTGAAGAAAGGGAAGGACTTTCTGATGGAGATGAAAGCTAAGGGATTCAGGGTTAAAAAGAAGGCTGTGATGGAGGTTCTCAAGGGAAGAAAAGGACCTGTGGTTGAAACCGTTATCAGTATTCTCTTCGGCAAGTAG
- the LOC133720020 gene encoding chaperone protein dnaJ A6, chloroplastic-like, translating to MAIIQTHFTSKLPRFPNSILSSGKDPTLKPNFAHFTRTKPPRLVIRAAGTDYYKTLNLHRNATLKEIKTSYRKLALQYHPDLNKDSGAEEKFKEITGAYEVLSDDEKRTAYDHSGDAGLQGDYGSWTTGSTGVTFQFYGTGESGGINVNVKSTGSQIYEIRFKEPIVIKVSFAEAFETCGGSGAESKSNVEACDACAGSGAESDNCIKSCTGSGGTGGLSAVIATAVTVYINHSVFGTCSHYSREKKLCWEDDCKAGGGIQVWYIC from the exons ATGGCCATAATCCAAACCCACTTCACCTCCAAGCTCCCCCGATTCCCCAACTCCATTCTCAGCTCCGGAAAAGACCCAACTTTGAAACCCAATTTCGCTCATTTCACCCGTACAAAACCTCCACGTTTGGTCATCAGGGCCGCCGGAACTGATTACTATAAGACCCTCAACCTCCACAGAAATGCCACCTTGAAGGAGATAAAGACATCTTATCGAAAGCTCGCTCTACAG TATCATCCTGATTTGAACAAGGACTCTGGAGCTGAGGAGAAGTTCAAAGAGATTACTGGTGCATATGAG GTCCTATCAGATGATGAGAAAAGAACTGCATATGATCACTCTGGTGATGCAGGCTTACAGGGAGATTATGGTTCTTGGACGACAGGTTCAACCGGG GTCACTTTTCAGTTCTATGGAACGGGTGAATCGGGAGGCATTAACGTCAATGTCAAGTCCACTGGAAGCCAGATATATGAAATTCG GTTTAAAGAACCCATTGTAATTAAAGTTTCGTTTGCTGAGGCATTTGAAACTTGTGGTGGAAGTGGAGCAGAATCTAAATCTAATGTTGAGGCATGTGATGCTTGTGCTGGGAGTGGAGCTGAATCTGATAACTGCATCAAATCATGTACTGGTTCTGGAGGAACAGGAGGGCTCAGCGCTGTGATAGCTACTGCCGTGACAGTATATATCAATCATTCTGTTTTTGGGACTTGCAGCCATTATTCCAG GGAAAAGAAGTTGTGTTGGGAAGATGATTGCAAAGCAGGAGGTGGCATACAAGTCTGGTACATCTGCTAA
- the LOC133722738 gene encoding pentatricopeptide repeat-containing protein At4g38150-like — MMKFKVDFTGAGSSGGKDDDKPILTLGTAKLKVDEENKTATFIVDQSKLPARPYSSEPEPITVGPEDPTDLRQVFQKVETTEGIINNVVKMFDALLTKGHEREAAEMHAQIDQGLMPEVVTYTGVMEEYAGAGKTVDVLKVYQRMLDYGINPNSYTYRVLIKALAEDPDSKFLGDAKKYLMEMMDVCLRPDAVAYTAVFKAFARREKAAEGRRFLEEMKGKGFVADEKEVREVLKGRRGRLAKKVINLLFGK, encoded by the coding sequence atgATGAAATTCAAGGTTGACTTCACGGGAGCCGGCAGCTCAGGCGGAAAAGACGACGACAAGCCTATACTGACCTTGGGCACGGCCAAGCTCAAAGTCGACGAGGAAAACAAAACAGCCACCTTCATAGTCGACCAGTCCAAGCTCCCTGCTCGTCCCTACAGCTCCGAGCCCGAACCGATCACCGTGGGCCCGGAAGACCCTACGGACTTGCGACAAGTCTTCCAGAAGGTGGAGACCACCGAAGGCATCATCAACAATGTGGTCAAGATGTTCGACGCTCTACTCACAAAAGGCCACGAGCGCGAGGCTGCGGAGATGCATGCTCAGATCGACCAGGGTCTCATGCCGGAGGTGGTGACCTACACAGGCGTCATGGAGGAGTACGCCGGCGCCGGCAAGACAGTGGATGTTCTCAAGGTGTACCAGCGCATGTTGGACTACGGGATCAACCCTAACAGCTATACTTACAGGGTTCTCATCAAGGCGCTGGCGGAAGATCCGGACTCGAAGTTTCTCGGAGATGCGAAGAAGTACCTGATGGAAATGATGGACGTGTGTTTGCGGCCCGATGCGGTTGCGTACACGGCTGTGTTTAAGGCGTTTGCTCGGCGGGAGAAGGCGGCGGAGGGGAGGAGGTTTTTGGAGGAGATGAAGGGGAAGGGGTTTGTGGCGGACGAGAAGGAAGTGAGGGAGGTTCTCAAGGGCAGAAGAGGACGTTTGGCTAAGAAAGTCATCAATCTTCTATTTGGCAAGTAG